From a region of the Impatiens glandulifera chromosome 4, dImpGla2.1, whole genome shotgun sequence genome:
- the LOC124933587 gene encoding uncharacterized protein LOC124933587 produces the protein MDALWKVEDKTKISTVGAVVVFACIIFLLIILLTVILLLAKLKRRRRPADNQPEPEPAAECNPVVPPPLNQTNSGEVRQSHNSSSPWPPVLWQRPILMGEKCELPRFSGLILYDQRGTLAATSRSS, from the exons ATGGATGCTCTGTGGAAGGTAGAAGACAAGACGAAGATATCGACTGTAGGAGCAGTAGTCGTTTTCGCATGCATAATCTTTCTCCTTATAATCCTCCTCACCGTAATACTATTACTGGCCAAACTCAAGAGGCGAAGACGGCCGGCCGATAATCAACCGGAGCCGGAGCCAGCTGCTGAATGTAACCCAGTTGTACCACCACCTCTGA ATCAAACAAACTCCGGCGAGGTGAGGCAGAGTCATAATTCTTCTTCGCCATGGCCGCCGGTACTCTGGCAAAGGCCGATCTTAATGGGGGAGAAATGCGAGCTGCCGCGTTTCAGTGGACTCATTCTATATGATCAGAGAGGTACGCTGGCGGCTACCTCTAGATCATCTTAA
- the LOC124933712 gene encoding LOW QUALITY PROTEIN: E3 ubiquitin-protein ligase CCNB1IP1 homolog (The sequence of the model RefSeq protein was modified relative to this genomic sequence to represent the inferred CDS: inserted 1 base in 1 codon): MKSLYRGVIFYIGQQELEMKYKMNKIVGQYKQKCELMQEKFTEKMEQVHTAYQKMAKRCQLMEQEIESXKQDHQEKFAEKSRQKRKLDEIYDQLRSEYESAKRSAVQPVSNFYRADPDLFSTPANTMDNREPIRKGNFNLL; encoded by the exons ATGAAGAGTCTATACAGAGGTGTGATTTTCTATATCGGGCAGCAGGAACTGGAGATGAAAtacaaaatgaacaaaatagtAGGTCAGTACAAGCAGAAATGTGAACTGATGCAAGAAAAATTCACTGAAAAAATGGAGCAGGTGCATACTGCATACCAGAAAATGGCCAAGAGGTGTCAACTGATGGAACAAGAAATTGAAA TTAAGCAAGACCATCAAGAAAAGTTTGCTGAGAAATCAAG GCAAAAAAGGAAACTTGACGAGATATACGATCAACTGAGAAGTGAATACGAGTCAGCAAAACGATCTGCTGTTCAACCTGTAAGCAATTTCTATAGAGCTGATCCTGATTTGTTTTCAACTCCAGCTAACACGATGGATAACAGAGAACCAATTAGAAAAGGTAATTTCAATCTCCTTTAG
- the LOC124933709 gene encoding trifunctional UDP-glucose 4,6-dehydratase/UDP-4-keto-6-deoxy-D-glucose 3,5-epimerase/UDP-4-keto-L-rhamnose-reductase RHM1-like, which produces MMAQYTPKNILITGAAGFIASHVANRLIRNYPDYTIVVLDKLDYCSNLKNLFPSRSSANFKFVKGDIGSADLVNYLLITESIDTIMHFAAQTHVDNSFGNSFEFTKNNIYGTHVLLEACKVTGQIRRFIHVSTDEVYGETDEDAVVGNHEASQLLPTNPYSATKAGGEMLVMAYGRSYGLPVITTRGNNVYGPKQFPEKLIPKFILLAMQGMPLPIHGDGSNVRSYLHCDDVAEAFDVVLHEGEVGHVYNIGTKKERRVIDVARDICKLFDKDPEKSIKYVENRPFNDQRYFLDDQKLKKLGWSEKTVWEEGLKKTIEWYTSNPDWWGDVSGALLPHPRMPMMPCGIERHFDGPEKCNDETTNQFSSMVIPASKSNKAPFKFLIYGGTGWMGGLLGKLCEKQGIPFEYGKGRLEDRSQLLADIQKVKPTHVFNSAGVTGRPNVDWCESHKPETIRTNVAGTLNLADVCREHGLLMVNFATGCIFEYDANHPEGSGIGFKEDDTPNFAGSFYSKTKAMVEELLKEYDNVCTLRIRMPISSDLSNPRNFITKISHYNKVVNIPNSMTVLDELLPISIEMAKRNLRGIWNFTNPGVVSHNEILEMYKKYIDGEFKWDNFTLEEQVKVIVAARSNNEMDASKIKKEFPELLGIKESLIKYVFEPNKKNFAA; this is translated from the exons ATGATGGCTCAATATACTCCCAAGAACATTCTCATAACTGGAGCGGCTGGATTCATTGCATCTCATGTCGCTAACAGGCTTATAAGGAACTATCCAGATTACACTATAGTTGTTCTTGACAAACTCGATTACTGTTCAAATCTCAAGAATCTATTCCCATCTCGATCATCAGCCAACTTCAAATTCGTCAAGGGCGATATCGGCAGTGCAGATCTAGTCAACTACCTTCTCATAACCGAATCTATCGATACCATAATGCACTTTGCAGCCCAAACACACGTCGATAACTCCTTTGGTAACAGCTTTGAGTTCACAAAGAACAATATTTACGGCACCCATGTCCTACTAGAAGCATGCAAAGTTACGGGTCAGATCAGACGGTTTATACATGTCAGCACCGACGAGGTCTATGGAGAAACAGATGAAGACGCGGTTGTAGGTAATCACGAGGCTTCTCAATTACTCCCCACGAATCCTTATTCCGCAACCAAAGCAGGGGGAGAAATGCTTGTTATGGCTTACGGTAGATCGTATGGTTTGCCTGTTATAACCACTAGGGGAAACAATGTTTATGGACCGAAACAGTTTCCCGAAAAGTTGATTCCCAAGTTCATCTTGTTAGCGATGCAAGGGATGCCGCTTCCGATCCATGGAGACGGTTCTAATGTGAGAAGCTATCTCCATTGTGATGATGTTGCTGAAGCTTTTGATGTTGTTCTTCATGAAGGGGAAGTTGGTCATGTTTATAATATTGGCACGAAGAAGGAAAGGAGGGTGATTGATGTTGCTAGGGATATATGTAAGCTGTTTGATAAGGATCCGGAGAAGAGTATTAAGTATGTTGAGAATAGGCCTTTTAATGACCAGAGGTATTTTCTTGATGATCAGAAGTTGAAGAAGTTGGGTTGGTCGGAGAAGACTGTATGGGAAGAGGGTCTTAAGAAAACAATCGAATGGTACACAAGTAATCCAGATTGGTGGGGCGATGTTTCGGGTGCACTGCTTCCCCACCCAAGAATGCCTATGATGCCTTGCGGGATCGAGAGGCATTTTGATGGACCCGAGAAGTGTAATGACGAAACGACAAATCAGTTCTCCAGCATGGTAATTCCAGCTTCTAAAAGCAATAAGGCTCCtttcaagttcttgatctaCGGTGGGACTGGATGGATGGGTGGATTGCTTGGGAAGTTATGCGAGAAGCAAGGGATTCCTTTCGAGTATGGGAAAGGGCGTTTGGAGGATCGATCTCAGTTGTTGGCTGATATTCAGAAGGTTAAACCAACCCACGTTTTCAATTCTGCAGGCGTGACTGGTAGGCCGAATGTTGATTGGTGCGAATCGCATAAACCGGAGACGATTCGAACGAACGTGGCTGGGACATTGAATTTAGCAGATGTCTGTAGAGAACATGGGCTTTTAATGGTGAATTTCGCCACTGGATGTATATTTGAGTACGATGCTAATCATCCTGAAGGGTCTGGTATTGGTTTCAAAGAGGATGACACACCTAATTTTGCAGGATCCTTCTATTCAAAGACTAAGGCCATG GTTGAGGAGCTATTGAAAGAGTATGATAATGTATGCACCCTTCGCATCCGGATGCCAATATCATCGGATCTGAGCAATCCGCGTAACTTCATTACCAAGATTTCCCACTACAATAAAGTGGTTAACATTCCAAACAGCATGACGGTATTGGATGAGCTTCTACCAATTTCGATTGAGATGGCAAAGAGGAATCTAAGAGGAATTTGGAACTTTACAAACCCGGGAGTTGTGAGCCACAACGAGATTCTGGAGATGTACAAGAAATATATTGATGGAGAATTCAAGTGGGATAATTTCACTTTGGAAGAACAGGTCAAGGTAATAGTAGCTGCTCGTAGTAATAATGAGATGGATGCATCAAAGATAAAGAAAGAATTCCCAGAGTTGCTAGGAATAAAGGAATCCTTGATCAAGTATGTGTTTGAACCCAATAAGAAGAACTTTGCAGCTTGA